In Enterobacter cloacae, the following are encoded in one genomic region:
- the pstS gene encoding phosphate-binding protein PstS, protein MKVMRTTVATVVAATLSLSAFSVFAEASLTGAGATFPAPVYAKWADTYQKETGNKVNYQGIGSSGGVKQITANTVDFGASDAPLTDEKLAQEGLFQFPTVIGGVVLAVNLPGVKSGELVLDGKTLGDIYLGKIKKWDDEAIAKLNPGLKLPSQNIAVVRRADGSGTSFVFTSYLAKVNEEWKSKVGSGSTVNWPTGLGGKGNDGIAAFVQRLPGSIGYVEYAYAKQNNLSYTKLLSADGKPVSPTEENFANAAKGADWSKSFAQDLTNQKGEGAWPITSTTFILVHKEQKKPEQGTEVLKFFDWAYKNGNKQANDLDYASLPDSVVEQIRAAWKTNVKDSSGKALY, encoded by the coding sequence ATGAAAGTTATGCGTACCACTGTCGCAACTGTTGTCGCCGCGACCTTATCTCTGAGTGCTTTCTCTGTATTCGCAGAAGCAAGCCTGACTGGCGCTGGTGCAACCTTCCCTGCGCCGGTGTATGCCAAATGGGCGGATACCTACCAGAAAGAAACCGGTAACAAGGTTAACTACCAGGGTATCGGCTCCTCCGGTGGCGTGAAACAAATTACCGCTAACACCGTTGATTTCGGTGCATCAGATGCTCCACTGACTGATGAAAAACTGGCTCAGGAAGGCCTGTTCCAGTTCCCAACCGTTATCGGTGGTGTGGTTCTGGCGGTCAACCTGCCAGGTGTGAAATCTGGTGAGCTGGTGCTGGACGGTAAAACCCTGGGTGACATCTACCTGGGTAAAATCAAAAAATGGGATGACGAAGCAATTGCTAAACTCAACCCAGGCCTGAAACTGCCTTCTCAGAACATCGCTGTGGTTCGCCGTGCGGATGGTTCTGGTACCTCTTTCGTGTTCACCAGCTACCTGGCAAAAGTGAACGAAGAGTGGAAATCTAAAGTCGGTTCTGGCTCTACCGTTAACTGGCCAACCGGTCTGGGCGGTAAAGGTAACGACGGTATCGCCGCGTTCGTACAGCGTCTGCCTGGTTCTATCGGTTACGTAGAGTATGCGTACGCGAAACAGAACAACCTGTCTTACACCAAACTGCTGTCTGCAGATGGTAAGCCAGTGAGTCCAACTGAAGAGAACTTTGCTAACGCCGCCAAAGGCGCTGACTGGAGCAAATCCTTCGCACAGGATCTGACTAACCAGAAAGGCGAAGGTGCATGGCCAATCACCTCTACCACGTTCATTCTGGTTCACAAAGAGCAGAAGAAACCTGAGCAGGGTACTGAAGTGCTGAAATTCTTCGACTGGGCATACAAAAACGGCAATAAACAGGCTAACGACCTGGATTACGCTAGCCTGCCGGACAGCGTGGTTGAGCAGATTCGTGCTGCATGGAAAACCAACGTGAAAGACAGTAGCGGTAAAGCGCTGTACTAA